Proteins found in one Triticum aestivum cultivar Chinese Spring chromosome 4D, IWGSC CS RefSeq v2.1, whole genome shotgun sequence genomic segment:
- the LOC123098685 gene encoding loricrin (The sequence of the model RefSeq protein was modified relative to this genomic sequence to represent the inferred CDS: added 33 bases not found in genome assembly), whose translation PPPPTFLPSPRRRWETPPGKARAAAGGGGPPSLALRGHRLVQRVGPGRRALPAVCGRRGGGPGTFLRSGGCCGCTGSAAAGAGGVASCIQAALGAGSREVRSSAAGGVPSGFAAVLVGVPVLRRLGAGGACMVTGLGWARLDLAPAGTSRATLLVGSAWCCCDGGRRWSGASGSGVKEGCGQGVGRCGGGLAWMRNGLVLDGSAARGGDAPELGGRRWR comes from the coding sequence GCCGCCGCTGGGAGACGCcaccgggcaaagcccgcgcggcggccggcggcggcgggccacCTTCTCTCGCGCTGCGAGGGCACCGGCTGGTTCAGCGCGTTGGTCCTGGACGGCGAGCTCTGCCAGCGGTGtgcgggcgccggggcggcggccccgggacCTTCTTGCGGTCCGGCGGCTGCTGTGGCTGCACGGGcagcgcggcggccggagctggagGTGTCGCGTCTTGCATCCAGGCGGCGCTCGGGGCGGGATCCCGCGAGGTGCGGTCTTCGGCTGCGGGCGGCGTCCCCTCCGGATTTGCAGCGGTGCTCGTCGGCGTCCCTGTGCTCCGGAGGTTGGGTGCTGGTGGCGCGTGCATGGTCACTGGGCTTGGCTGGGCGCGGCTGGATCTGGCACCTGCGGGGACCTCTCGCGCGACTCTGCTCGTCGGCTCTGCGTGGTGCTGCTGCGATGGCGGGCGGCGGTGGTCTGGCGCTTCTGGTTCTGGTGTGAAGGAGGGGTGTGGCCAGGGGGTTGGCCGATGTGGCGGTGGCCTGGCGTGGATGCGGAATGGGCTCGTTCTGGATGGAAGTGCTGCGAGGGGTGGTGACGCGCCTGAGCTTGGTGGTCGACGATGGAGGTAG
- the LOC123098684 gene encoding Bowman-Birk type trypsin inhibitor, which yields MTGRAAAILVLMLSLPAAAHLVAADGVDADTIRLPSDGGDGLATNKGGEEQTPPDKVVAPTESAGGALEAEKPWACCNNTVCKESLPPVCRCLDKVKECAAACELCEPSGINHVCNDWYRGDPGPMCA from the exons ATGACGGGACGCGCTGCAGCTATCCTCGTGTTGATGCTCTCGCTCCCGGCGGCGGCCCATCTCGTCGCCGCCGACGGCGTTGACGCGGACACCATCCGCCTCCCCAGCGACGGCGGCGATG GTCTTGCAACGAACAAGGGAGGCGAGGAGCAGACGCCTCCTGACAAAGTAGTGGCGCCGACGGAGAGCGCTGGCGGCGCCCTCGAAGCAGAGAAGCCGTGGGCGTGCTGCAACAACACCGTGTGCAAGGAGTCGCTCCCGCCGGTGTGCCGCTGCCTGGACAAGGTGAAGGAGTGCGCCGCCGCGTGCGAACTGTGCGAGCCGTCCGGAATCAACCACGTCTGCAACGACTGGTACCGTGGCGACCCAGGGCCCATGTGCGCCTAG